DNA from Mustela erminea isolate mMusErm1 chromosome 18, mMusErm1.Pri, whole genome shotgun sequence:
ggaggggcaggagagggagaagcagactccccgctgagcagggagcccaatgaggggctcgatcccaggaccccaggatcatgtcctgaaccaaaggcagatttaactgactgagccacccaggcgtccccattttaaataattttatcttggGAGTCTGTTTTGTAAGTGAAGTCAGCCAGGACGATGGAGCATGTGCTGGGGAGAAACTTCACCCCCGTGTGTGCATGGCCCCACTCCCAGCCCACCGCCCCTTCCCCACCAGAGTTCCACTGTCCCCTTCTGCCCCTGGTGGGGACTCAAGAAAGAGTTGGAGTTGAGGCAGGCAAGGCAGGGGATGTTCCGAGGGCAACAACGAAGAGGCAGgaagctctccctgcccccatccaggGTCAGATGGGTACAGGTGGGAGGTTGTGATTCCTGGGGGGGTCACCCACCTGCCGTGGGTTAGCGGTGCAGAGCCGTTTTGCACACCTTCCTTTTGCTCTGGGCTCCACTGATGGAGCTGGCTCTGGTCACATCCCAGTCCTGCCATTTACGCATGCGGCAAGCTCAagcaagttacttcacctttCAGCCTCAATTTTCTTGTCTGAAAATGCAAATGTCAACATCCCATGGATTTTTTTTGAGAACAGTGAGGctttttttttgcccccaaatGCAAATCTGATTGTGACAAGCCTTGGGCTAAGGCTAAGATCTGTCTAAAGGCTTGGTGTTGTTctagaataaaaaccaaaacctttcACCTGGGCCAGTGCTTTCCAATAAaaatattggatttttaaaaccacatatttaaaaaatttcctcaggatgcctaggtggctcagtcggttgggcatctccctttggctcaagtcatgataccagagtcctgggatggagtcccagggcTCAAACTGTGTTcggtggggaaactgcttctccctctgccttcttctctccctgcttgtgtgtgttctctgacaaataaaatatttttaaaaataaaaaaataaaaaataaaaatgtcccagccacattttaaaaagtagacaggtgaaaataattttaatctatttacttcgctcaatatatcaaaattatttccacatacaaccaatattaaaaaaatgaattcttcacattttttcctgcctttgaaatggtattttatgtatttttatgaaatgaGTGTATCTCATTTCACATGACTGGTGGCTACCGAATTGGACGGCCACCATCTGACGGCAGCCTGACACACCTCACACCATCCCTTcatgctctctgcccagcagccgCGTTGGATGGTTGCCTTTCCTTCCTCAGAAGCTCCGCTCTATCCACACACAGGTTTCTTATGCTATTTCTAGCCCTGGGAACCTcatcttcctcttttccccctGGATCGGGTTAAGCCTACTCAGCCTTGCCTTCAGAATTTGACCTCCATTGTGTGTCTGGCCCTCACCAGCCCCACGATTTAACGTCACATTTTCTTGAGGTCCGTTGATCAGGATCTCTGTCCCCTCTAGCTTGCCAGCTCTAGGACAGCGAACACTCTGGGTTTTTGTGGTGGTGGCTTGAACCGCATCCCCAGGGCTTAGCAAGGCGCCTGGTGCAGAGCAGGGTCTCAGGGAACAGGGCCTGTGAGCCTGGGAAGGGCCTGGCCCCCAAAAAGGATGCTAATACTCACTCttgtctcccttccctctggtGGAGAAAATTCCTTATAAAGGACTCTCCTGGAGAATTGGGGACACGAAGCCCTCAGCGCCCAAAATATTTAAGTCGAAACTTGAGTTAAGCACGcagattataaatatttcttccccagattaCATACCGCTTAAAAATAGCGTCCTGGCTCCTTTTCATGATTTGGGCCGTGATGAGGGAAAATGACACTTCAAGTCTGAACATAAGTACTGCCCTTTTCGTGACTTGGCTTTTCCCTTGAGGAGGCGGAACTGGGGAGCAGGAAGTGGAGAGGGGGCATCACTGTCCCTGTTCAACTGGCAGATCTGGAAGAGAGACAAACGCTGAGGTGCTGCCATTTCTCgctttttaagatttgagaaagagagagagtgcgctgagagagcatgagtggggaggggcagagggagagagaagcagactcccctctgagcagggagcctgataccgggatccatcccaggaccctgggatcatgacctgagccaaaggcagacgcttaacccactgagccacccaggcgccccaacgctttctttttctaattctttcccAGGTGAATGTAAACAAGGCTCCAACCCACAGATGCCAGCTGACCCACGGGATGCCAAACCTGAGGACACCCGTGTAGGTGAGGACTCAGCCCCGAGGCCCAGTGGCAAAGCCAAACACACCGCTTGGGTTCTTCTCCCTTCAGTCAAAAATCCCTCCTTCTCGGGGACAGTGTGAAGACTCACTCTACACCACTGCCCACGCCCCCCCAACCACGCAAAAGATGGTACAATTATCCTGATTATCCTGATTATCAGGGCCTGTCACCTTGCAGTCCTGGGGAGGGATGCAGTAGGAAATCACAGAATCATCTGCACGTCTACACAACAGTTTCCCGAGGACACAGAGCCCCAGGGCTCAACAGTTCCCTGAAGCTTTTCAAATAAGTTCCAACACCTACCAGGTACTGCTTGAGGGtggtatatttaaatatttattttttcaatcctAGCTCGGCTTCAAACTGCAAGCTTTCAGGTGAGTATAATGGGGTTTACATCGCAGACCGTAACAAGCACCCCAAGAAAAGACTAAAATTTGATGCTCCTATACCCGTAAAAACTGCTGCGTGTCTGTTACACAGTTCTGTGCTGGGAGAATGGATGACGCCGACTGAAAGGCTTTAAATCGGGTACTCTCTCTTTTACAAACGAACTTGCAGGTGATCTAGAGCTGGTGCTTAAAGTCAGAATTAAGAGTCCCAGAGAAAATGACTTCATTGAGGTTGAACTGAACAGAGGAGAGCTGAGTTATCAGAATCTCCTGAAAGTCAGTTGCTGCGAACTGGGGATTGAGCCGGAGCAAGTGAGGGCGATCAGAAAGCTGCCAAACACACTGCTCAGAAAGGTAGGGTTTGCAAAGGGTCTAAATGCAGACGGGGTTCTAAGTGGGCAAAATTAATGTTCTGTGAAGCTAATCACTTATCTCTTGTGTTTCTAACGTGAAAACAAATTTAAGCCACTGGGAAACTTGGACTGTAGGACAGCCATGGTAGCTAGGTAATTTTCAATCTGGTGCTTTTACTGACTTGCACACCTAAATTCATGAACCCTTCAATACGGTCTGAAATACAACTAAGGCCCGGAGAGAAGACTCAGGTCAATACACGTGGCCCGTTCCACCTCTGCGGACCTGGCTGGTTCACAGGTGGCATGGTGCCCCGGGAAAGGAAAGACTCACCCACCTTCCTTTGCCTGCCACAGCTCAGCCTTTGTTATCTCATGAAACAAAGCTGTTTTGCATTTGTATAGAGATTCCAGATGCAAAATACAGTTCtctaatttcagaagaaaaacctCATTTCTTTGggtattactattttaaaagtttcaaaacgCCTTTACCAATTCTCACTGGTGTCACGGCTAATATATTCTTTGTAAAGGAATGGCAGGATGATTGTTATTTTCTGGACTTTTTAAAATGCCCTTTTCTGGatttgaaataatgtatatacaaTCACTGATGCATGATAATTTCTTAATGAGagttataattattacttttttaaaaaaagccctTTTCTTCACCAATATTGGTGTGGGACTACAGTCAGTCCCCTTAGGAACCTACaacagagaccaaaaaaagaaaaagtctcaacTGCTACTTTAGCTTACCATGACAGAGAAACCATTACAGAAATACCCTGAATTTAGGCAAGAACCAAAGATGCTGGCCATTAAGATTTTTTCATCTTAATAATCTCTCATGCTATCTACAAACCACcctataatttcttttacatattaaGGACAAAGACATTCAAAGACTACAGGACTTTCAGGAAGTAGAACTCATCTTGGTGAAAAATGGAAGCTCTGAATTCGTTGAACACGCAACATCCCTGACAGAGAAGGCCTGCTACAACAGCAATGCTGCCAAACTGACCTATTAGAAAACCCCAGAAATGAAACCGCCGGTATCAATGTTTTGTAAATAACCAAGTTGGAATGCATGTACCGGTTTGCTACCTTCATGTGCGTACTTTGCAAAATTGTTCCCTCATCTCAAACTTCTCTGGGCAGGGAGAAATTGTCATATCATTTCCTATTTACACTTTGAAACTTGCCTATAAAATGGCATGACTTGCGTTACTGatgaggccatttttttttttttttagtttttttaaaaatttatttgccagagacagtgagagagagcactagaggggagaaggtcagtagaagcagactccccatggagctgggagcccgatgcaggactcgatcccaggactccaggatcatgacctgagctgaaggcagttgtttaaccaactgagccacccaggcgcccttgttgaGGCCATTTTTAACAAACTACTTGCCAAATAGCCAAGGCACAGCCCACAGCACTCAACTCTGCTAGTCAGATGGAAACAACAAAGTTGGCACTCTTACCAAAAACTCGCTCGAAGCTAGACTCCTCCTATTCCACTACCTAGAGCTCTTCCGGGTCAACTCACCCAAACTCTTAGGTAAGATCTGCTGGTACTTTGGAAGCACTCTGGGAGCTGGACCCCACTTACCCACTTAACCCTGTCCACGGTCATTTCTCTTCAGTCATTACTCCTGGACTTGAATTCGTGGAACTGAGCTCTGAAATACCGGAGCTCCTCTGGCCAAGCAGGATCTCGTCTCCCCCAGCACATAACAGGGCCACCAGGTTGCCTCTGCAAATGCTCAGCACCTCAGCTTTGATGAAGGGTGGGGGGACACGCAAACACTACACTAGCACTTACCTAGCCCAACTGTCCAAAGACCAAGGTTTTAAATAGTGTGGGTACCGACGTACAGATCATCCCACTCAAAAATGTGAAgcgtgtgtgggtggctcagtcgactgaacatctgactcttggtttcagctcaggtcatctcagggtcaaggTGGAGGCCTgcatctgcttgtccttctccctctgctccctgccacccccaccaccgGCCTCTGGCACAtgctctcaaatatataaataaaatctttaaattaaaaaaaaaaaaatgtgaggagtTCATGAGACTTGAACCTGCAGTTTGCTTAGTAGCCCTGGGCCTCTCCAGATGGAAGCACTTCTGCTGGAAATTTAAGCTCCGCATCCACGTCACAGGTCTTTGAGAGACAGGACAGCCCGCTGACAAGCCAATTCAGCACAGTGCCGTTCCAGCGCCACAAGGGCCAATTCCCTAAGGTATTCTCAATTTTGTTTGGAATAAGGAAAACTTGGGGCAAGAGCTGAGGACTGGCTTTTAAAATCACCCTTGCGAGGAAGTGGAGTTTTAGGTGGTATTTTTATGTGAATATGgtagaataaatttgaaaaaaatgttgggaGGAAACCTTACACTATGACAGTAACAGAACCTATAGAGTTGCCTAATGATCAATTACAGTAATTGAATGAGGGCAGCAATTTATCACCAGGCTGTTGAGCAA
Protein-coding regions in this window:
- the ANKRD40CL gene encoding putative ANKRD40 C-terminal-like protein, giving the protein MAEPQQDRKEEPAGECKQGSNPQMPADPRDAKPEDTRVGDLELVLKVRIKSPRENDFIEVELNRGELSYQNLLKVSCCELGIEPEQVRAIRKLPNTLLRKDKDIQRLQDFQEVELILVKNGSSEFVEHATSLTEKACYNSNAAKLTY